A single window of Larimichthys crocea isolate SSNF chromosome XII, L_crocea_2.0, whole genome shotgun sequence DNA harbors:
- the LOC109139310 gene encoding cytosolic phospholipase A2 gamma, with protein sequence MIAAVEDMDPSQRKGGFIDIAKLVGKILWLIWYWVWGTTENFLYQQDRTAPTYLSSNERFHLMDAGLLMNVPYPAFLGDKRDIDLIIAPDYSAGKAFETLTLARHYAAEVKKPFPEIDDKILKERDWPKDCYVFEGKKKEPTIVYMPLFNRRNCKDAEEVKAKMDEFSTFQRPYNKEQIESLLEIVKANVKNNKGTLLKEINKAVRRREKK encoded by the exons ATGATAGCTGCAGTGGAGGACATGGACCCAAGTCAGCGGAAAGGAGGTTTCATAGACATAG CCAAACTGGTTGGAAAAATCCTTTGGCTGATTTGGTATTGGGTTTGGGGAACTACTGAAAACTTCCTCTACCAACAAG ATCGCACCGCTCCAACTTACCTCAGCTCAAATGAGAGATTCCATCTGATGGATGCCGGGCTGCTGATGAATGTACCCTACCCTGCATTTCTGGGAGACAAGAGAGACATCGACCTCATCATCGCACCAGATTACAGCGCTGGAAAAGCGTTTgag ACCCTGACTCTTGCCAGACACTATGCAGCTGAGGTGAAGAAGCCTTTCCCAGAGATAGACGACAAAATCCTGAAGGAGAGAGACTGGCCAAAGGACTGCTATGTgtttgagggaaaaaagaaggagCCCACGATTGTTTACATGCCACTCTTCAACAGACGCAACTGCAAAG ATGCAGAGGAGGTCAAAGCAAAGATGGACGAGTTCTCCACCTTCCAACGTCCCTACAACAAGGAGCAGATTGAGTCTCTGTTGGAGATAGTGAAAGCCAACGTGAAGAACAACAAGGGAACTCTGCTAAAGGAGATCAACAAAGCTGTTCGCCGCAGAGAGAAGAAGTAG